The region CGGAACACGGCACGGTATTTGGCCTTAACGGCCAGGCCGAACCCGATGCAGAGATGGTCGCGCGCGTGCGCGAAAGCTGTGGCGAAGTGATGCCGCAAATGACCCACTGCCAGCAGTGCCGCGCGGATGCGATTGGTATGCTCGGCGAAGATCGCAGCCAGCAATTTGCCCTGCTACCCGTTGAATCCGCCCCGCAGCCGTGGTTGCCGACGCTGTTTCGCCGTGCGCAGCTTCACGCCAGTATCGTCACCAAAGGCGAATCCGATGATGCAGAGGCCTGTCTGGTGGCGGTGGCGTCAACGCATGGCGAGCTGATCGACTGCCATTTTGGTCATGCGGATCGCTTTCGTATTTACAGTTTATCAGCCGCGGGCGCTGTGCTGGTCAACGAGCGTTTCACACCGAAATATTGCCAGGGTTCGGATAATTGTGAGCCGCCGGAAAGCGACACAAGACTGGACACCGTGCTCGACTTGCTGGCCGATGTGAAAGCCGTTTTCTGCGCCCGCATTGGCTACGAACCGTGGCAAAAATTGCAATCGCGCGGCATTCAGCCCTGCGTTGATGATGCCTGGCAACCCATCGCTTCCTCGCTGTTACGCTGGTGGCAAACTGCGCCGACAAAGGGGCAAAACAAGGGGGTGGCATGATGCCCGTTGATGACTGGCTACGGCGCTTGTTGTGGCTTTACCTGCACGGTGAAGGTTGCTATCCGGAAAGAATGGGTTTAAGCGTGAGCGACTGGGAAAACCTGCAGGCGCGTTTCGCCCCGCCTGCGCCGGAAATGCCGGCGGACTGCCGTTTGCGGCAGAAGCTTATGAGCGAACTTAACGCCACGCGCGGCGCAGAGCGCGCAGAGCTGGCACAGTGGCTGGCGTGCCATATGTCGGCAGATGCCGCGCCGATGCAGCACATTATTGCCAGTGTCTCACTGGCTTTTAATCACCTGTGGCAGGATCTGGGACTTAGCTCGCGCGCGGAGCTGCGAGAGCTGATGAGCGATTGCTTCGCGCCTTTAGTTGAGATGAACAGCAACAATATGCGCTGGAAAAAGTTTTTCTACCGCCAGCGTTGTCTGCACAGCGAAGGCGAAGTGGTGTGCCGCTCGCCGAGTTGTGATGCCTGCTGCGAACGCCCGCTCTGTTTTGAGCCTTCGTAACGTAACCAGCCTGATATAGCGGGTAATCAGGCTTTTACTCCGCACTAAAACCCGCGTCGCCTGTACACTTACCGCTTTGCTGTCCTATCCTTTCACAATAAAAGTCAAATATTTTGCCGCAGTCACACGGTTCCGGTAGCCAGGGTGTTAATGTTGCTTATATATTTGGAAAACTTATACAAAAGTACACGGTGTGCGAGGTGGCGAATGTATTCTTTTGTGGCCAGACAGGCGATTTTTGATAAGCAATTGAACACCGTCGGTTACGAACTCCTCTTTCGGAACAGCATGGATAACCGCTTCCCCGATATCTCTGCGGAACAGGCCACCACGCAGTTAATCGAAGAGCAGTTCCTCAGCGCGCCGGTGGGCCGGAAGAGCGACAACAGTACGGTTTACGTCAATTTTCCCTACCAGTTGCTGGTCGAAGGTCTCGCGGAAACGCTGCCGGTAAACCGCGTGGTGATTGAAATTCTGGAAGACGCCGAACCGGATCTCAAACTGCTGGAAACCGTCAAACGGATGCACGCGCTGGGTTTTCGCATTGCGCTCGATGATTTCGAACCCGGAAATCAGTGGGAAGCCTTTATGCCCTATGTCAACGTGATTAAATTTGACATAAGAAGAAGCCCGCGCGAAAAAATTAGCGACTATATTCTCGCCAATCGGGAATTATTGCGCCATGCGGTTTTTCTGGCCGAAAAAGTGGAAACCTACGAAGAGTTTGAGACCTTTAAAAAATTAGGTTTTCATCTTTTCCAGGGGTATTTTTTCAGCAAACCGGTGGTGACTAAACGAAATAAACTGGCGCAAAACCGTGCATTTGCTCTGAAGCTGATGCAGGAAGTTAACGTTGAATCACCCAATTTAAACAAAATTGAAGATCTGCTGAAACGCGATGTTTCTCTCTCGTTTAAAATTATGCGTTATGCGCAAAACATTTTATATAACACGCGCGGTATTAGCGGTTTTCGCAATCAATCGCTGCGCGACATCGTGGTCTACCTTGGCATCAGTGAAATGCGCCGTTTTGTGCTGGTGGCGTGTCTGACCTCCTTCGAGGATGTCACCAACACTGAAATTTATTACCTGAGCCTGATCCGCGCCAAGTTTTGCGAATTGGTGGCGGCACGTACGTCGTCCAATAACATCTCTAATGATGCCTTTATGGCAGGGCTCTTCTCGCTGCTGGATGTGATCCTCGGGCTACCGCTGGAAGAGCTGATGGCGCAGATCGCCGTCTCGCCGGAAGTGGCTAAAGCGCTTGAGGCCAACAGCGGCGAACTCTACCCCTACGTGCGGCTGGCGCGCCTGTACGAGCAGCGGATGTGGGATGAGGCCAGCGACGTGGCGCATGAAATTGGCTTACCCAATTCGGCCATTTCAGAGCTGATGAACCAGGCCACAAAATGGGCGGACGAACTGCCGATAACTATTTCCCATTAATTTTTCTGCGCACTGAGTACGGTGCGCAGAAAATAAACTTCAGCACAAAGATACCATTTGAAACAATATTTCACTTCATTGAATTATTATTCTCCAACCTTTTTAACAACCGCCCTTCCCTTAATCTAAATTAAAAATCCGATGTGTGCTATTGCACAAAAATCATAGCAATGTGTGATAGAGATCAGATAAATAGATCAATTTTTCCTAAAATATTGCCGTTATTAATATTACCTTTCTTTACTTAGTTGTGGATTATGAAAAAAATTGCGCAGGCCACTGTATTAACCAAATTGCTCATCGGCTTCTCCATCCTGATTGTGATGATGTTGTTGCTGGGCGTTGTTTCTATTTATCAACTTAACAGCACCAATAAAAATATAGACCAGTTCCGCGAAAGCAGAATGCCAGGCGTTCGTTATACCCTTGAAATGCGAGGCGTCTTAGCTGAAATGCGCCTGCAACAGGTGCAGTATATTGCTTCCACCACGCCGGCGTCGCTGGATCAACATCGCGGCGAATTGCTGCAAAACCAGGCAACCTTCCTGAATGCTCAGCAGCAGTACGCAAAAATCTCGGCCAATGAGCCGCAAGAAATGCGCGCCCTGTTCGCGACTGTGGTGGATAACTTTAAAAACTTTGTTGATGTAAACGCCAAAGTGATCGACGCCATGAATCGTGGCGATGCGGCGGAAGCGGCCAAAATTAGCGGCGCGGTATCAGCAAAATATCGTACCCAGTTGATGAAAGATCTGGCGACGCTGGTGGATATGGAAGTCGCCATTGGTGATAAAGCCGGGGAAGATTCTCAGGCCGGTTACCGCCAGGCACTTTATCTGCTGAGCGGCTTGCTGCTGCTGGCCCTGATTGCCACCGGCGTGATTGCGCTGTTTATCTCGCGTAATCTCTCCCGCCAGCTCGGTGGCGAACCGGCCTATGCGATGTCGATTATGAAGGCGGTCGCTGACGGTAAACTGGGCACCCAGGTTGCGCTGCGCGAGGGCGACAGCGAAAGCCTGCTGGCGACCATTCATTTAATGAACAATAAACTGGCGGAAATCATCACCGGTATTATCGACGGCAGCGAATCGATTTCCCATGCCGCAGGCGAAATTGCCGAAGGCAACAACGATTTGTCACAGCGTACCGAAGAACAAGCGGCCTCGCTGGTGCAAACCTCGTCGAACATGCAGCAAATCACCGAGAACGTGAAGAGTAACGCGGAAAACGCCCGTAAAGCGAGCGATCTGGCGCGCCAGACGTCACAAACGGCAGTTAAAGGCGGTAAAGAGGTGCATGACATGCTGAAACGCATGCATGAAATCTCTGACAGCTCGCAGAAAATTGTCGATATCATTTCGGTGATTGAAGGCATCGCCTTCCAGACCAATATTCTGGCGCTGAACGCTGCCGTTGAAGCCGCACGTGCTGGCGAGCAGGGTAAAGGTTTTGCCGTGGTGGCCGGTGAAGTGCGCAACCTGGCGCAGAAAAGTGCCGAGGCGGCGAAAGAGATCAAACAGCTGATTGAAGGCACCGTTGAGAAAATTACCGACGGTTCCCGCTACGCCGATACCGCCAGCCGCGCGATGGAAGAGATTGTCAGCTCGGTTAACAAAGTGACGGATATTGTTGCTGAGATCTCCGCTGCCTCTACCGAGCAACATCAGGGGATCAAAGAGATTAGCGTGGCGATTGACCAGATGGACCAGGTGACCCAGCAGAACGCCACGCTGGTGGAACAAGCGGCGGTTGCCGCTCAGTCGATGACCGAACAGAGCGAGATGCTGCGCGACTCCGTGCGCTTCTTCCAGCTGGCGCGTTAATCGCAACCCGTGCCACTCGCTTCGGGTGGCACGGCGTTTACTTGCTACATAACAATACTTTTCGGCTCCATAAAGGCCGCCAGTCCCCAGCGCCCCATTTCACGTCCGATCCCCGAGTGTTTAAACCCGCCAAATGGCGCGGCAGCCTCGTGCGCCAGGGTATTGACCAACACGCGCCCGGCGGCGATTTGCCCGGCAACACGGCGTGCGCGTTCGGGATCGCGACCCAGCACCAGCGCGCTCAGGCCATAATCGGTGTCGTTGGCGATAGCGATCGCTTCGGCGTCATCCCGATAGGCGATCACCGATAACACCGGGCCAAATATCTCTTCGCGCGCAATACGCATGCTGTTTTTGACCTCGCTAAACAGCGTTGGCCGCACCGACCAGCCGCGCTCACACCCGGCTGCGCGCCCTTCTCCACCCACTAACAGGCGCGCGCCTTCCTGCTGGCCAAGGCGGATATAGGACTGCACGCGTTGCCACTGTTTTTCGCTGACCATCGGGCCAACTTCCGTGGCGGGATCGCGCGGATCGCCCGATTTAACCGCCGCGACCGCCTGCGCCAGCGCTGCTTCACACTCGGCTTTGCGCGATGCGGGCACCAGAATGCGTGTTCCCGCGACACACGCCTGACCGCTATTCATAAATCCGGCCTGGATCGCCAGCGGCACGGCGTCGGCTAAATCGGCATCCTCCAGAATAATGGTCGGGGACTTGCCGCCCAGTTCCAGCGTGACACGTTTAAACGTCTCTGCCGCGTTACGTAAAATGGCTTTGCCCGTCGCTGTCGAGCCGGTAAAAGAGATTTTCGCCACGTCCGGATGACGGCTGAACACCTCGCCCACCACCTCGCCACGCCCGGTAACAATATTGAACACGCCCGGTGGCAGTTGCGCCTCATGTAACGCCTGGGTGACGATGTGGGTTTGCAGCGCGCTCATCTCACTCGGCTTGATAACCGCCGTGCAGCCAGCAGCGAGCGCTGCCGCCAGCTTGCCGCAGATAAATCCGGCATCGCTGTTCCACGGCGTAATTAACCCGGCGACGCCGAGCGGGGTCATCACTACACGCGCCTGGCCCACTACGGATTCGAACTCAAACGCTTTCAGCGCGTCGATCGCCGCCTCGATCACCGAGACCGGATAATGCGCCATCCAGCTGGCGCGCGACGCCGGCGCGCCATACTCCTCGACAATTGCCTGCAACAACGCGGGCTGGCAGGCCTCCATCGCATCGCGCATACGCATCAGGGCGGCGATTCGCTCATCGCGGCTGGTTTGCGACCAGCCAGGAAACGCCGCTTTTGCCGCCGCAATAGCGTTCAGCGCGTCGGCCTCATTTCCAAGCCGCACCTGGCCGGTGACTTCGCCGGTTGCCGGGTTAAACAGGTCGAAACGTTCTGTACCTTGTGGCGTGACCCATTCGCCATTAATTGAGATCTGTTCAATCGCATGCATAACCACCTCCTGTTCACAATGAAGCCAGTGTGACACGCCTTTATCGCGCTGATAATCCACGCTATGCTGCAAGGGTTGTTGCGAAATTCGGGATAATCTATGCATCGTTCAGGTTTGATTGAGCTGGAAGTGGTGATGGCGGTGATGCGTCGGGGCAGTTTTCGCGCCGCCGCGCAGGAGCTGGGAATGTCACCAACGGCGGTGAGTAACGCCATTGCCGGGCTGGAGAGTCGCCTGGCGATTCGGCTGTTTCACCGCACCACCCGCAGCGTGGCGCTGACCGAAGCCGGGCAGCGGTTTGTTGCGCGTATTGGCCCCGCGCTGCGTGAAATCCAGCACGCGCACGAGGAGATCCACAGCGTGGCGGATGAGCCTTCCGGCACGTTGCGCCTGAATGTCCCGCTAGCCGTCGGGCAACTGTTCCTGGATGATCTGCTGGTGCGTTTTCTGGCGCGCTACCCGCAGATGCGCATGGAGGTCGCCACTGAAGCGAAGATGATCGACATTGTGGCCGACGGTTACGATGCCGGGATCCGCCTGGCGGAGTCCATCCCACAGGATATGATTGCCGTGCCGCTCACGCCGGATATCCGCATGCGCGTGGTGGCAACACCAGCGTGGTTTGCCGCGCACGGTACGCCGCAAACGCCGGATGATTTACGCCAGCACCAGGGGATTTGCATGCGCATGTCCAGCGGCGGAAATTACCGCTGGGAGCTGGCGCACCACGGCGAGCGCATAGCGGTTGCCGTTCCGCCACGGCTGTCGACCACCGATCTGTTTACCTCGATTGCCGCCGTGCGCGCGGGGCTGGGCGTGGGCTTTCTGCCGGGGTTTTACATTGAAGAGGATTTGCGTAACGGGACGCTGGTCAGCGTGCTGGATGAGTGGACACAGCCCTTTAAAGGGCTGTGTTTGTACTATCCCGGACACCGCCACATCCCTGTGGGGTTGCAGGCGTTTATTGCCTTTATCCGGGCGGAGCGTTAACTACTCGAGGTGCGCGCGATCAAGCCCGTAGGCTTTATCCAGCGCGCCCGGTAAGGTTTGCGACAGCACCATCAGACGGTTCCAGCTGTTGATAATGGCAATGGAAAACGCCAGCTCGGAAAGTTCCACTTCGCTGAAATGCTCCCGCGCCTCGCGGTACAGCTCATCAGGCACGCCATGCGCATCAAGTTTGGTCAGCGCTTCACACAGCGCCAGCGCGGCTTTCTCTTTGGCGGTAAACAGCGGCGATTCACGCCAGATAGCCACGTGGTAAATGCGCAGTTCGCGCTCACCGTGCAGTTTCGCCTGTTTTACATGCATATCCAGGCAGAATGCGCAGCTGTTGAGCTGCGAGGCGCGGATATCGACCAGATTTTTAATACCAATATCCAGGCTGCTGGCGTGCGACGCCTGGCTTGCATCGCCGAGGGTTTTAATTAATGCCGGAACAGTCTGGAACAGATTTACGCGATTGCTCATCGTCTTTAGCCTCGTTTATGGATTCAACAGCCGTTATAGTACGCGTTTATGCCATAGTAAAAAGATGCAAAAACCGCAAATAGAGGTAGGACATGAAGCCGGGTTATAAAGCCATTTACGAGCAGTATCGGCGCAGCATTGCCAGCGGGTTGTTGAAACCGGGTGATAAAGTGCCTTCGGTACGTGTGCTGGCCAGTGAATTAGGCGTGGCGCGCAAAACGGTGGAAACGGCCTGGGCGATTCTGATCGGTGAAGGCTATCTGGTAAGCCAGGGCGCGCGCGGCACGCGGGTCAATCCGGATTTGGTACTGAGCGAACCGCCCACCCCGGACATTACGCCTCAGGCAGCAGACGCGCCACCAGGCATTGCGGATGTACTGCGCGATCGCCCCGGTTTTTTGCGCCCCGGTATTCCGTCTCTGGATGCCTTTCCCTACAAAAAATGGCTACTGTTGTGCGGCAAAGCGGTGCGATCGATGTCGCCAATGGAGATGACCAACCCGCCGCTGCTGGGTTATACGCCGCTGCGCGAAGCGATTGCGCATTATGTGAATGTGTCGCGCGGTTTATCCTGCACGGCCGATCAGATTTTCATCACCAGCGGGTACAGCAACAACCTGCGGCTGATCCTCAATGCGCTTACCACGACACGCGATAAAGTGCTGTTTGAAGATCCCGGTTACTATTTTGGTACCCAGGCGCTGAAACGCGCCGCCAATAATCTGCACTTTGTCCCGGTGGACAGCCAGGGCCTGAATGTCGACTATTTGCAGCAATACCACCGCGATGCGCAGCTGGTTTTTGTGACACCGTCACATCATAGCCCACTGGCGGTAACCCTTTCGCTACCGCGCAAGCAGCAATTACTGGCCTGGGCCAGCCAGCATAATCGCTGGATTATCGAAGATGATTACGACGGTGAGTTTCACTACACCCGCAAAGTGCTTCCGGCATTAAAAAGTCTCGATATCGATGATCGGGTTATCTATATGGGCACTTTCAGTAAGACGGTGATGCCTGCGCTGCGCATCAGCTACATTGTGATGCCACGCGCGACGCTTGCCGCGTTTCGTGAAACGGCGGAACTCACCGAAAGCGGCCAGCCGGTGCTGACGCAGAAAATCCTCGCGGCGTTTCTCGGCGAAGGTCACTTTTATAAGCATTTAAAAAAGATGCGCACGCTCTATTCGCAACGCAGAAAATATGTGCTGGACGCTCTGGAGCAGGTTTATCCAGGGCTTTTTACCGTGGAAGTGAGCGATGGCGGGATGCATGTCATCGCGTTTTTACGCACCAGCACGCAGGATATCGCGCTGGCGGACATCTGGCAGCGGCACCAGTTGCAGGTTAGTCCGCTCTCGCGCTGGTATAACACCTCCGCCAAACGCTACGGCGTGATTATCGGTTATACCAATGTACGTTCAGCGGAGGAAGCGCTGGCGCTATTGCAGCGCCCGGCTGAGGAGACACGGGCGCTGCTGGCGGCAAATGATGTTAAGGCAAGTTACTGACGAAGGAGAGATCCCACGCCGTGGCGAGAAGTGAGAAGCTGACCAGCAGGGTCAACGCTAATGAGATAGTTCTGTCGGACTTTTCCATCGCACGTCCCTCTCTGTTGTGGGTTTCGCTATCAGACTGAAAAAATCGTAAAGATCGATGACTCTCCACAGCAAAGTTTAGGTTAATTGATAATTTTTGCCTGGTGTCATTTTGTGCGGAAGTACATCGGCATCCACCATTTGCAGTAAATCAATCTCGATGGCGTTGCTGATAGCGTCCAGCGGCAGGTCGTTATCCTCTTCGCCAAACGGGTCTTCCAGCTCTTCTGCCAGCGTGTCCAGCGAAATAAAGGTGTAGGAAATCAGCACCGAAATAAACGGGGTCATAAAGTGCAAATCCACCACCAGCGCGAACGGCAGCATGATGCAGAACAGGTACACGGTGCGATGCAGGATCAACGAATAGGCAAACGGCAACGGCGTGGTGAAAATGCGCTCGCAGCCAGAAAGCACGGCGGACATATCATGCAGCCGCTGATTGATGCTGCTGAATAAAACATCCGAAAGTGCGCCCTGCGCCCGGCGTTCGCCTAACCATTCGCCCATTAACAGCAGAATACGGTTGGCCGGTGAGTGCGCGTTCAGCACGTTATGCAGATCGTTTGGACTCAGGTATTTCGCCAGCACGTCGCCTTGTGGCTTGCGGCGCAACGTCATGCGCAGAGAGTGCGCGAAGGCGATTTGCAACTGAATAAAGTGCCGTAATCCCTCATCGTCTGGCAGTGTGGTTTTCACTTCACGCAGCAGCGAACGCGAGGCGATCATCAACTGTCCCCACAACATCCTTGCTTCGCTGTAGCGGGCAAAACAGGCGTTGTTACGAAAACCTAAAAAGATAGCGATAGCGACACCGAGAATGCTGAACGGCGCGACGGTCAGCTTGATACCCAGCGAGGTGTACCACGGCAGCATCCAGATCACCGCAATGGAGAGCAGGAAATTCATCAGCAAACGCGACGTGATTTTTGGCAGTACGGAACCGTGCCAGACGAAAAGACGGGGAAGCCAGTGTTGTTGAGGTCGAACGATCATCTTGAATTGTGTGCATAAGGGAGAGCGGCACTATTAAACGTGATCGCAATCACAGTTGCAAGTTTGATAATAAATTGTGACGAAAAGTTGTCCTTTCCGACGATGGCTGGCGCAGAAGTTGCTGAAACCTGTTATACAACTATTTAATAGTATGTTGTAACTAATTAATGACAAGCACACTATTCCGACGCCGTTACTTCTCTTGCCGCTCGCGGTTGCACCGTTAGCCGTTATTAAAAAAAGAAAAACCCGGCCGGAGCCGGGTTGGACATTGATTTAATTAAGTGCAATTAGCACAGCGGTTTAACCGCATCGCGCATGCCGCGCAGCAGGATAGCATCCAGATCCAGCGAAACCTGCTCCACCAGCCCCGTAACTTTACTCAGATCCTGTTCCCAGTGATCGCTTACGGACAGCACCGCTTTTACCAGTTCGCTGGTGCTGATCTGGCGATCGCCATGCTGGCTCCACAACTGCTGGTAGCGCTCGATCCAGTGCGCGTCGTCCTGCACCGGATACGCCTGCCCGTTACGCTCACCGCGATAGAACGCAATCAACGCTGCCAGCGCAAAAGTCAGGCGCGCTGGCAGTTTGCCATGGGCTTTTTGCCCTGCCAGCAATTGCGGCAGAATACGGGTGCGGAATTTGGTCATGCCGTTCAGGGCAATCGACAGCAACTGGTGTTTGATGTACGGGTTACGGAAACGCCC is a window of Enterobacter sp. R4-368 DNA encoding:
- a CDS encoding nitrogen fixation protein NifQ, with translation MMPVDDWLRRLLWLYLHGEGCYPERMGLSVSDWENLQARFAPPAPEMPADCRLRQKLMSELNATRGAERAELAQWLACHMSADAAPMQHIIASVSLAFNHLWQDLGLSSRAELRELMSDCFAPLVEMNSNNMRWKKFFYRQRCLHSEGEVVCRSPSCDACCERPLCFEPS
- a CDS encoding EAL domain-containing protein — its product is MYSFVARQAIFDKQLNTVGYELLFRNSMDNRFPDISAEQATTQLIEEQFLSAPVGRKSDNSTVYVNFPYQLLVEGLAETLPVNRVVIEILEDAEPDLKLLETVKRMHALGFRIALDDFEPGNQWEAFMPYVNVIKFDIRRSPREKISDYILANRELLRHAVFLAEKVETYEEFETFKKLGFHLFQGYFFSKPVVTKRNKLAQNRAFALKLMQEVNVESPNLNKIEDLLKRDVSLSFKIMRYAQNILYNTRGISGFRNQSLRDIVVYLGISEMRRFVLVACLTSFEDVTNTEIYYLSLIRAKFCELVAARTSSNNISNDAFMAGLFSLLDVILGLPLEELMAQIAVSPEVAKALEANSGELYPYVRLARLYEQRMWDEASDVAHEIGLPNSAISELMNQATKWADELPITISH
- a CDS encoding methyl-accepting chemotaxis protein, yielding MKKIAQATVLTKLLIGFSILIVMMLLLGVVSIYQLNSTNKNIDQFRESRMPGVRYTLEMRGVLAEMRLQQVQYIASTTPASLDQHRGELLQNQATFLNAQQQYAKISANEPQEMRALFATVVDNFKNFVDVNAKVIDAMNRGDAAEAAKISGAVSAKYRTQLMKDLATLVDMEVAIGDKAGEDSQAGYRQALYLLSGLLLLALIATGVIALFISRNLSRQLGGEPAYAMSIMKAVADGKLGTQVALREGDSESLLATIHLMNNKLAEIITGIIDGSESISHAAGEIAEGNNDLSQRTEEQAASLVQTSSNMQQITENVKSNAENARKASDLARQTSQTAVKGGKEVHDMLKRMHEISDSSQKIVDIISVIEGIAFQTNILALNAAVEAARAGEQGKGFAVVAGEVRNLAQKSAEAAKEIKQLIEGTVEKITDGSRYADTASRAMEEIVSSVNKVTDIVAEISAASTEQHQGIKEISVAIDQMDQVTQQNATLVEQAAVAAQSMTEQSEMLRDSVRFFQLAR
- a CDS encoding aldehyde dehydrogenase family protein; the protein is MHAIEQISINGEWVTPQGTERFDLFNPATGEVTGQVRLGNEADALNAIAAAKAAFPGWSQTSRDERIAALMRMRDAMEACQPALLQAIVEEYGAPASRASWMAHYPVSVIEAAIDALKAFEFESVVGQARVVMTPLGVAGLITPWNSDAGFICGKLAAALAAGCTAVIKPSEMSALQTHIVTQALHEAQLPPGVFNIVTGRGEVVGEVFSRHPDVAKISFTGSTATGKAILRNAAETFKRVTLELGGKSPTIILEDADLADAVPLAIQAGFMNSGQACVAGTRILVPASRKAECEAALAQAVAAVKSGDPRDPATEVGPMVSEKQWQRVQSYIRLGQQEGARLLVGGEGRAAGCERGWSVRPTLFSEVKNSMRIAREEIFGPVLSVIAYRDDAEAIAIANDTDYGLSALVLGRDPERARRVAGQIAAGRVLVNTLAHEAAAPFGGFKHSGIGREMGRWGLAAFMEPKSIVM
- a CDS encoding LysR family transcriptional regulator, encoding MHRSGLIELEVVMAVMRRGSFRAAAQELGMSPTAVSNAIAGLESRLAIRLFHRTTRSVALTEAGQRFVARIGPALREIQHAHEEIHSVADEPSGTLRLNVPLAVGQLFLDDLLVRFLARYPQMRMEVATEAKMIDIVADGYDAGIRLAESIPQDMIAVPLTPDIRMRVVATPAWFAAHGTPQTPDDLRQHQGICMRMSSGGNYRWELAHHGERIAVAVPPRLSTTDLFTSIAAVRAGLGVGFLPGFYIEEDLRNGTLVSVLDEWTQPFKGLCLYYPGHRHIPVGLQAFIAFIRAER
- a CDS encoding carboxymuconolactone decarboxylase family protein — protein: MSNRVNLFQTVPALIKTLGDASQASHASSLDIGIKNLVDIRASQLNSCAFCLDMHVKQAKLHGERELRIYHVAIWRESPLFTAKEKAALALCEALTKLDAHGVPDELYREAREHFSEVELSELAFSIAIINSWNRLMVLSQTLPGALDKAYGLDRAHLE
- a CDS encoding PLP-dependent aminotransferase family protein, with product MKPGYKAIYEQYRRSIASGLLKPGDKVPSVRVLASELGVARKTVETAWAILIGEGYLVSQGARGTRVNPDLVLSEPPTPDITPQAADAPPGIADVLRDRPGFLRPGIPSLDAFPYKKWLLLCGKAVRSMSPMEMTNPPLLGYTPLREAIAHYVNVSRGLSCTADQIFITSGYSNNLRLILNALTTTRDKVLFEDPGYYFGTQALKRAANNLHFVPVDSQGLNVDYLQQYHRDAQLVFVTPSHHSPLAVTLSLPRKQQLLAWASQHNRWIIEDDYDGEFHYTRKVLPALKSLDIDDRVIYMGTFSKTVMPALRISYIVMPRATLAAFRETAELTESGQPVLTQKILAAFLGEGHFYKHLKKMRTLYSQRRKYVLDALEQVYPGLFTVEVSDGGMHVIAFLRTSTQDIALADIWQRHQLQVSPLSRWYNTSAKRYGVIIGYTNVRSAEEALALLQRPAEETRALLAANDVKASY
- a CDS encoding bestrophin family ion channel, yielding MIVRPQQHWLPRLFVWHGSVLPKITSRLLMNFLLSIAVIWMLPWYTSLGIKLTVAPFSILGVAIAIFLGFRNNACFARYSEARMLWGQLMIASRSLLREVKTTLPDDEGLRHFIQLQIAFAHSLRMTLRRKPQGDVLAKYLSPNDLHNVLNAHSPANRILLLMGEWLGERRAQGALSDVLFSSINQRLHDMSAVLSGCERIFTTPLPFAYSLILHRTVYLFCIMLPFALVVDLHFMTPFISVLISYTFISLDTLAEELEDPFGEEDNDLPLDAISNAIEIDLLQMVDADVLPHKMTPGKNYQLT